TTCTTGCGAAAACTCATTACACGCTGGTTACGTATTTCTTGGTTCACGTTACAATGGCAGTATGATTCCGTGGCTTGACACACAAACCCCATTCCCCCCTGTTGCGCTTGCACTAAGCGATCCTAATGGCCTTCTCGCTGCAGGTGCGAATTTATCGCCAGAGCGATTGATCGAAGCATACAAACAGGGGATATTCCCCTGGTTCAACGAAGGTGATCCCATTTTGTGGTGGAGTCCTGACCCACGTATGGTGCTGTTCCCGGACGAACTCAAAATTTCCCGCTCACTTCGCAAAACCTTAAAGAAACAACCTTACGAAATTCGTGTCGATACGGCTTTCAAGGAAGTCATGCAAGGCTGCGCAGCACCGCGAAACGCTCAGGCTGGCACATGGATAAGCCCGCGTATGATCGCAGCTTATACACGCCTCCATGAACTTGGCATTGCACATTCTGTCGAAGCATGGAGTGATGATCAATTAGTCGGGGGGCTGTACGGCATGGCAATTGGCAAAATGTTTTATGGCGAATCCATGTTTTCCCGGTTTACAGATGCTTCCAAAATTCCATTTGCACATCTGGTCAAACAATTAAAGCGCTGGGGATTCGGCATGATAGACTGCCAAATGAATACCCCTCACCTGGCTTCTCTGGGTGCACGTGAAATCTCGCGTGACGAATTTAGTCATAAGCTTTCCAACTTGATAGCTCAACCTGAAATTATTGGCTTCTGGCAGTTTGATCATGACTTATTTGAATGAATTTTCACTGCGTAATCTGCAGTTCTATATCACTTCACCTCATTCGTGCAGCTATCTTGAGGGTAAGCAAGCTCGCTCGCAAGTAGCGGTTCCCAATCATCTGATCGACACTCAGGTTTACAGTGAATTGATCAAGCTGGGTTTTCGTCGAAGCGGTTTATACACCTACCGCCCTCATTGCGATAAATGCCGGGCTTGCGTGCCAGTCCGGCTCATTGCTGATCAGTTTGTGCCTAATCGTACTCAAAGACGCACGGCAAAACGTTTAAAACATCTAACGGCAGAGTTTTGCAATCTTGAATTCAATGCTGAACATTACCAGCTCTATCGCAAATATCAAGCAAGCCGCCATGCAGGTGGGGGGATGGATCAGGATAATCGTGAACAGTTCACTAATTTTTTGCTGCAAAGCAATATAGACACGATGCTGGTTGCTTTCCGCGAAGCCGGGGAGCTCCGCATGGTTAGCCTGATTGACCGATTGGGCGATGGATTGTCTTCCGTTTACACATTCTTTGACCCCGATCTGACTCAGGCCAGTTTTGGTACTTACAATATTCTGTGGCAGGCTGAATTGTGCAATAAACTCGGCTTACCCTATGTTTACCTGGGATACTGGATTGCTGAAAGCCGAAAAATGTCCTACAAGATTAATTTTCAGCCACTGGAAGGATACAGAAATGGCGACTGGCATCTCCTCCCCCCGCAAACTTGAACCTCTGTGCGACAAAATCGGTCGTAAAAATGTTGAGGTGGTCATCCACGCGTTTTACGATAAGCTGCAGACAAATCATGAACTCGCGACATTTTTCAACAGAATAACGAACATCTCTGCCCACAAAGCGCATGCGTCTGATTTCTGGTGGATAGCGATGGGCGGAAAAACCGACAATCATTGTACATTCGACATGATTGGGCGACACAAACCACTGGGCTTGAGTCATGATTCCCTCTCCTTATGGCTTGCATTATTTCACGAAACGCTGCTACAACACTTACCGCAGGAACTAGCTGAAAAATGGTGTCAAATGGCACAGGGGATTGGTAAAAATCTCTTCCATAATATTGTCTGATACAGTTGTTTTTAAACATGAAACCAACTTTTCTTTACATCTGTTTTGATTTATGCCAATGTATCTTAATAAATAATCGTTTGCGCAATGCAAACCTGTACACCATAACCAGCCATTTATTTCACCTTTGTCGCTTAATTATGATGCTTAAATTGGTATAACCACATGCCCAATGCCTCAATCCTGATAGTAGAAGATGAATCACAAGTAGCTGAGCATCTGAAGCTTCAACTCACCGATTGTGGCTATCATGTTTTGGCTATAGCCAATAATGGAAAACAAGCTATTGAACTCGCTAAAGAATACTCGCCTGATCTCGTCCTGATGGACATTGTTTTGCCGGGAAAATTGGATGGTATCGAAACAGCCCTTACGATACTCAAGAACCTGGATGTCCCTGTTATTTATCTTACCGCTTATGCAGACGAAGCATTTTTTCAGCGGGCCAAAGTTACAAAACCCTATGCATACCTACTCAAACCCAGCTCGCTGCGGGAGATTCAGCTCACCATCGAAATTGCTTTGGAACGTCACAGAGAAGAAAAATACGCTAAAAACGCGTTAGCAGAATCGGTTGTATCTCACTCTATTGAACGTAGAAAAGCCAATCAGGAAACAATCAACCTACTTGAAAGAATTACCGATGCGTTTGTATCGCTTGACAACAACTGGCACTACACCTATGTCAATAAAAAAGCCGCCCAGATGTTCGGAAAGCAACAGAACGAGATGATCGGAAAACACATCTGGACGGAATTTCCGGACGGTGTCGACCAACCTTTTTACCACGCCTATCACGAAGCTGTTAAAACACAGATTCCAATCCAGTTGGAGGAATATTATGCCCCTTGGGGGGGCTGGTATGAAAATCGTGTTTATCCGTCACCAGAAGGTTTAAGCATTTTTTTTCAAGACATCACTACGCGAAAGCAAACTGAACAAAAATTACTGGAAAGCGAGCGCAAGTTTCGCTCGCTGGCTGAAAGTGCTGCTGTAGGTATTTTTATTTATCAAAACAATCAATTCAGATATGTGAACCCACGGGCGGAAACACTCAGTGGTTACACCCACAATGAATTATTACGTATTGGTTTTATGGATATCATCCACCCGGACTTCCAAAATGATATAAAAATGCGCATGATCAAGCGCATGCAAGGCTTAGAAGCCCATACCGCAGGTTATGAAACAAAAATCATCACTAAACAGGGCAATTCCAAGTGGCTATACATCACCACGGCCACCATCGAATATGAAGGAAAAATGGCTGGTCTCGGTACCGCTTATGACATTACCGAGCAAAAACAGGCAGAACAAGCATTACAGGAGAATGAACGATACAACAGAATGTTGTTCGAGAGCTCGCCCATCGGTTTAGCGTTATGCAAACTGGATGGCACTTTGGTAGATATCAACCAGGCTTTTGCAGACATTCTGGGGCGCAGCATCGAAGATACTTTGCGATTAACTTACTGGGCAATCACGCCAGAAAAATATGCGAATCAAGAACAAGAGCAACTGGTTTCACTCAATGAAACAGGCAAATATGGGCCTTATGAAAAAGAATACATTCACCAGGATGGTCATCTGGTGCCTGTTTTACTCTCCGGGTTATATGTCGAAAAAGGTGGGGAACGCTTCATCTGGTCCAGCGTTGAAAACATTACCAAACGAAAGCAGGCCGAAAATGCGCTTAATGAACTGAATATCAAACTGGAACAACGTGTTGCAGAACGCACTGCCGAGATTGAAACAGCTAATGCACTATTGCAGTTTTCAAAAGAAAGCATTCGCAAGTTAAATATCGAACTGACAAAGCGCGCTGAAGATCTGGAGGCATCCAATCAGGAAATGGAAGCTTTCAGTTATTCCGTTTCCCACGACCTGCGTGCACCTCTACGTGCTGTCCAGGGTTTTGCTCAAGCGTTACTGGAAGACTACGGCACAAAGCTTGATGCAACGGGGCAAGATTTTGCACAACGGATTATTGACGCCTCAAGCCGAATGGATTTATTGATTCAGGACTTGCTAGCATATAGCCGCCTGAGTCGCATTGAGCTTATTGCAAAACCCATCGACCTCGTTAACGTTGTGGCTGAGGCCATCTCTCAGATACAAATTCAAATAAAAGAAAGCCACGCGCAGATTTCAGTGATCAAACCTATGCCTGCCGCATTTGGCAACCGGCAGACTTTAGTACAAGTCATCGCAAATCTACTGTCCAATGCAATCAAATTTGTTTCTCCCGGCACTTCCCCGCAAATACGAGTATGGGCAGAAACCCGCTACCCGAATATACGAATATGGATAGAAGACAACGGCATAGGGTTGCCCGCTGAACACATGGGACGTATTTTCCAGGTTTTTGAGCGACTTCATGGGATAGAAACCTACCCAGGCACTGGCATCGGGCTTGCCATCGTTAAAAAAGGAATGGAACGTATGGGGGGCTCATCTGGTGTAGAATCTGAAGTTGGTAAGGGTAGTCTTTTTTGGCTCGAGCTACCAATAAAGGAGGAAGCACAATGAATGTAGCCCTGCCAACCTTACTACTCGTAGAAGATGACCCTAACGATGTAATGCTTTTCCGCCGCGCCATGGATAAATCAAAAATGGCCAATCCACTCCAGTTAGCAAAGGATGGCGAAGAAGCTGTCGCCTATCTTTCCGGTGAAGGCCTTTACGCAGACCGGAATACATACCCTTTACCTGCGATTATGTTGCTGGACCTGAAATTACCCCGAAAGTCCGGCCTGGAAGTCCTGGAGTGGTTGCGTGATCAACCCGGCATTAATCGCTTGCCGGTGGTTGTCATGACCTCTTCCAAAGAAAGCACTGACGTCGGTCGCGCTTATGATCTCGGAGCCAATTCTTACCTGGTCAAGCCCGTTTCATTCGAAACCCTGCTGGAAATGGTTAAAGTGCTCGGACTATATTGGTTTATACTGAATGAAAAACCAGATATCTCATTGCGAACAATGGAATAGTTTCTTGGAAAAATCAAACCCCACTTTAAAATGTCTGCTGATCGACGACAATCCTGACGATCGAGCACTCGCCATTCGTGAATTGCAGCGTGAATTTGCAAATTTACAGACAGTGTCCGCTACAGATATGCAAAGCTTTCAACATCAGATAGCATTAAATGATCTCGACCTCATTATTACCGACTATCACCTCCAATGGAGTGACGGTTTAACCATTCTGCGAATGGTCAAAGAAACACTACCTAATTGCCCAGTCATCATGTTTACAGGTACCGGCAGCGAAGAAATCGCTGTTGAAGCAATGAAAATTGGCCTTGATGATTATGTGCTAAAATCCCCCAAACATTATGCCTTGCTCACCTCCAGAGCGCGTTCCATACTGGAAAGCCGAAATCAAAAAACCCTATTGAAAATTGCTAAAAACGAGTTAATGGAAAGTGAAACTCAACTCCGAACAATTATTGAATCAGAACCGGAGTGTGTCAAAATCATTGGGTCAAATGGCCGTCTTAAATTCATGAATGCCTCCGGCTTAGCCATGATCGATGCCGACTCTCTGGCACAAGTTGTCGGTCAACGTATGGATTCCCTGATCCTGCCAGAATACCAGAAGGCATTTAACGACTTAACCAAACGCGTTCTTGAGGGGCATAAAGGGCTGCTTGAATTTGAAATAACTGGATTGAAAGGTCGGCATCGATGGTTGGAAACCCATGCTGCGCCTCTTGTCAGCCCAACAACAGGCAACACTTCACTACTGGCTATCACGCGTGATATTACAGAGCAAAAACTGGCAAAAAGCTCGCAAGAAAGACTGAATTCAATCATTAATAGTACGACAGACTTTATCGGTCTTGCAGACAATTCGGGGCATATGCTTTATTGGAATCAGGCTGGCCGTGATGTATTGGGTATCAGTGCTGATCAAGATATCTCTCAAACCAGCATTACAGATATACTCCCGTCATGGGCTGCAGAGATAGTGCTTAAGACCGGCATCCCAACTGCTTCAACAGAAGGCGCCTGGAGCGGCGAATATGCCATATTTGATAAAAAGGGCACAGAGATACCCGTATCTTCCGTCATCATCGGACACAAAAAAATAGATGGCTCCATTGATTACTTTTCCGCCATCATGCGGGACATCAGCGAACGCACTCAACACAAAGCCATGCTGGACTATCTGGCAAACCATGACACACTGACAGGATTACCTAATCGCGCACTGTTTGTTGAACACATTAAACAGGAACTCCTTGACACAACAAACAGCAGCAAACTGATGGCGGTGATATTCATTAATCTTGGACGTTTCAAAGCTATTAACGATGCACTTGGACATGACATTGGGGACCGTTTGCTACAGGTTGTAGCAGAGCGACTAAACATGAATTTGCGTCATGTTGACAGTATAGGCCGCATCGGCGGTGATGAATTTGCATTGGTATTACCTTTTATTGATCGCGCCTCAGAAATTACAGGGATGGCTGAAAAATTTCTGCACCTGTTTGACCATGCTTTTGTCATTGAAAATCACGAGCTCTTCCTGAATGTAAATATTGGTATTGCTTTGTACCCTAATGATGCAGATAAAGCAGAAGATCTGATACAACAAGCTGCAATTGCAATGGGCCGAGCAAAAGAACTGGGTATAAAGAATTCATATCAATTTTTTTCTCCCGAAATGAATGCATCCGCCATGCAACGGTTATCACTGGACAATGCACTGCATCATGCGCTGGAAAGAAATGAATTCCTGCTTTTTTATCAGCCTCAAATAGATATCAGCAAGGGAACCATTGTCGGCATGGAAGCACTCATTCGATGGCAGCACCCGGAACATGGTTTGATTTCCCCGCTCAATTTTATTCCCCTGGCTGAAGAAACCGGATTGATTATTGAAATAGGCGAATGGGTAGTGCGTACCGCCTGCCTGCAAAATAAAGCCTGGCAAGATATGGGGTTACCCCATGTTCAGGTATCCGTCAATCTATCCGGCTTTCAGTTCACGCCAAATCTGGCACCCAGCATTTTGGCAATTCTGAAAGAATCTCGTCTCGATCCTCGCTATCTTGAGTTGGAAATCACTGAAAGCACTTTGATGCAGAATACAGAAGCTACACTGTCTACAATCAAACTGTTAAATGACGCTGGACTGAACTTTGCTATCGATGATTTTGGTACAGGATATTCAAGCTTGAGCTACCTGAAACGTTTTCCTATCAGCACTTTGAAGATAGATCAATCATTTGTGCGTGATGTCACTACAGATCCCAGCGATGCCGCCCTCACAGGAGCGATCATTGCAATGGCACACAGTTTAAATATTAATATTATTGCGGAAGGTGTTGAAACAATAGAGCAAATAGATTTTTTAACCAGACACCATTGCAATACAATGCAAGGTTACTATTTCAGCAAACCATTACCTGCCGAGCAATTTTCACGTTTACTGGCCGAAGGCATTTCGCAAAAACAAATTCATACCCACTAAGACCTTAATCTTGTAAACACCGATTAAGCTAACTAAATATCAAAGTTTTTTGATCTCAAATTCGTCTACGCATACAATATGGTAAATGGCAGGAGCCGGAACTCACTTTGGTAACGCATCATATATTGGTGTTTTGCCCAACCAGTTACCACGCCGGATCTTCAATACGTTCAATTCCAGAAAAAAATAAATGTAAATGCGACAATATCTCGACTTAATGCAACATGTGCTTTCTAACGGTCACATAAAAAGCGACCGAACTGGTACAGGAACAGTCAGCGTTTTTGGTTACCAGATGCGCTACGACCTGGCTCAAGGATTTCCACTGGTCACCACCAAAAAATGCCACTTACGTTCAATCATTCATGAATTGTTATGGTTTTTGAAGGGCGATACCAACATCCAGTATCTGAAAGACAACAAAGTCACCATTTGGGACGAATGGGCTGACGATAAGGGTGACTTAGGCCCGGTTTATGGGTATCAATGGCGTTCATGGCCTACACCGGATGGCCGCCACATTGATCAGATATCGCAAGTCATAGAGCAAATTAAAAGCACACCGGACTCTCGCCGCCTGATTGTTTCCGCCTGGAATGTCGGAGAAATCGAGAAAATGAAATTGCCGCCGTGCCACGCTTTTTTCCAGTTCTATGTGGCTGATGGCAAGCTTTCTTGTCAGTTGTATCAGCGCAGTGCCGATATTTTTCTGGGCGTACCTTTCAATATTGCTTCTTACGCATTACTGACCATGATGGTGGCACAAGTATGCAACCTCAAACTGGGAGATTTTGTGCATACACTGGGAGATGCGCATTTGTATATGAACCATATGAATCAGACCCGCGAGCAGCTCTCCCGGGAACTACGCCCTTTGCCTTCAATGAAGCTTAACCCTGAAGTCAAAAACATTTTCGACTTTAAATTTGAAGACTTTACGCTTGTAGGTTATGACCCTCATCCAGCCATTAAAGCACCCGTAGCCGTATGAGCAAACCACGCATATCCATTATCGCTGCCTTGGCGAAAAATCGCACCATAGGCATAAATAACTCACTGCCATGGCGAATTCCCGGTGAGTTGAAGTACTTTAAAACAGTTACCATGGGTCACCATATTCTCATGGGGCGCAAAACGTTTGAATCCATCGGAAAGCCGCTACCTGGCCGCACTACTGTTATCATCACCCGCAACACGGCTTACCGTATTCCAGATTGCATCGTAACGAACACCCTTGATGCTGCCATTGCGGCAGGTGAGGAAGATGACGAAATTTTCTTTGTAGGCGGTGCAGAATTGTATGCTCAAGCGCTCCCGCTTGCAGATCGCTTATACCTCACCGAAATCCAGAAAGAATTTGCAGGGGATGCGCATTTCCCCTCATTTGACATCAACCAGTGGCATGAAATAAAACGTGAGAAACATTTACCCACCGAACCCGATGGGCTTGAGTATCATTTTGTTATATACGAAAGAAACAAACTTTAAATTCAATTTGCAACCAAGGGAGTCACGATGAAAAGCAACCGATTGCAACAGTGCCTGTTTGCGCTATTAACCTTAACAATGTCCACTTTTGCTGTCGCAAGCAATACCGAACTGACATGGTATGGCCATGCCGCTTTCAAAATCAAAACACCGTCAGGCAAAACGATTTTGATTGACCCATGGATTACCAACCCAGCAAACAAAAACGGCAAAGATGATCTTGCAAAAATTGACAAAGCCGACCTGATCCTCGTTACCCACGGTCATTCTGATCATGTGGGCAACAGTGCGGAAATTGCGAAAAAGACCGGTGCCAAACTGGTGACCACATTTGACCTGGGCAAAGCCTTAACCCAATACGGCGGATACCCTAAAGAACAAATGGGATTTGATACTCAGGGCAATTTTGGCGGCGAACTCACATTACTGGATGGCGAAGTAAAAATTGCCTTTATCCCGGCCGTGCACAGTTCCAGCGTTGTTGCACCTGAAGGCAGCGCCGATAAAGATTTACAT
The genomic region above belongs to Sulfurirhabdus autotrophica and contains:
- the aat gene encoding leucyl/phenylalanyl-tRNA--protein transferase gives rise to the protein MIPWLDTQTPFPPVALALSDPNGLLAAGANLSPERLIEAYKQGIFPWFNEGDPILWWSPDPRMVLFPDELKISRSLRKTLKKQPYEIRVDTAFKEVMQGCAAPRNAQAGTWISPRMIAAYTRLHELGIAHSVEAWSDDQLVGGLYGMAIGKMFYGESMFSRFTDASKIPFAHLVKQLKRWGFGMIDCQMNTPHLASLGAREISRDEFSHKLSNLIAQPEIIGFWQFDHDLFE
- a CDS encoding arginyltransferase — encoded protein: MTYLNEFSLRNLQFYITSPHSCSYLEGKQARSQVAVPNHLIDTQVYSELIKLGFRRSGLYTYRPHCDKCRACVPVRLIADQFVPNRTQRRTAKRLKHLTAEFCNLEFNAEHYQLYRKYQASRHAGGGMDQDNREQFTNFLLQSNIDTMLVAFREAGELRMVSLIDRLGDGLSSVYTFFDPDLTQASFGTYNILWQAELCNKLGLPYVYLGYWIAESRKMSYKINFQPLEGYRNGDWHLLPPQT
- a CDS encoding group III truncated hemoglobin, translating into MATGISSPRKLEPLCDKIGRKNVEVVIHAFYDKLQTNHELATFFNRITNISAHKAHASDFWWIAMGGKTDNHCTFDMIGRHKPLGLSHDSLSLWLALFHETLLQHLPQELAEKWCQMAQGIGKNLFHNIV
- a CDS encoding PAS domain S-box protein; the protein is MPNASILIVEDESQVAEHLKLQLTDCGYHVLAIANNGKQAIELAKEYSPDLVLMDIVLPGKLDGIETALTILKNLDVPVIYLTAYADEAFFQRAKVTKPYAYLLKPSSLREIQLTIEIALERHREEKYAKNALAESVVSHSIERRKANQETINLLERITDAFVSLDNNWHYTYVNKKAAQMFGKQQNEMIGKHIWTEFPDGVDQPFYHAYHEAVKTQIPIQLEEYYAPWGGWYENRVYPSPEGLSIFFQDITTRKQTEQKLLESERKFRSLAESAAVGIFIYQNNQFRYVNPRAETLSGYTHNELLRIGFMDIIHPDFQNDIKMRMIKRMQGLEAHTAGYETKIITKQGNSKWLYITTATIEYEGKMAGLGTAYDITEQKQAEQALQENERYNRMLFESSPIGLALCKLDGTLVDINQAFADILGRSIEDTLRLTYWAITPEKYANQEQEQLVSLNETGKYGPYEKEYIHQDGHLVPVLLSGLYVEKGGERFIWSSVENITKRKQAENALNELNIKLEQRVAERTAEIETANALLQFSKESIRKLNIELTKRAEDLEASNQEMEAFSYSVSHDLRAPLRAVQGFAQALLEDYGTKLDATGQDFAQRIIDASSRMDLLIQDLLAYSRLSRIELIAKPIDLVNVVAEAISQIQIQIKESHAQISVIKPMPAAFGNRQTLVQVIANLLSNAIKFVSPGTSPQIRVWAETRYPNIRIWIEDNGIGLPAEHMGRIFQVFERLHGIETYPGTGIGLAIVKKGMERMGGSSGVESEVGKGSLFWLELPIKEEAQ
- a CDS encoding response regulator encodes the protein MNVALPTLLLVEDDPNDVMLFRRAMDKSKMANPLQLAKDGEEAVAYLSGEGLYADRNTYPLPAIMLLDLKLPRKSGLEVLEWLRDQPGINRLPVVVMTSSKESTDVGRAYDLGANSYLVKPVSFETLLEMVKVLGLYWFILNEKPDISLRTME
- a CDS encoding EAL domain-containing protein, with product MEKSNPTLKCLLIDDNPDDRALAIRELQREFANLQTVSATDMQSFQHQIALNDLDLIITDYHLQWSDGLTILRMVKETLPNCPVIMFTGTGSEEIAVEAMKIGLDDYVLKSPKHYALLTSRARSILESRNQKTLLKIAKNELMESETQLRTIIESEPECVKIIGSNGRLKFMNASGLAMIDADSLAQVVGQRMDSLILPEYQKAFNDLTKRVLEGHKGLLEFEITGLKGRHRWLETHAAPLVSPTTGNTSLLAITRDITEQKLAKSSQERLNSIINSTTDFIGLADNSGHMLYWNQAGRDVLGISADQDISQTSITDILPSWAAEIVLKTGIPTASTEGAWSGEYAIFDKKGTEIPVSSVIIGHKKIDGSIDYFSAIMRDISERTQHKAMLDYLANHDTLTGLPNRALFVEHIKQELLDTTNSSKLMAVIFINLGRFKAINDALGHDIGDRLLQVVAERLNMNLRHVDSIGRIGGDEFALVLPFIDRASEITGMAEKFLHLFDHAFVIENHELFLNVNIGIALYPNDADKAEDLIQQAAIAMGRAKELGIKNSYQFFSPEMNASAMQRLSLDNALHHALERNEFLLFYQPQIDISKGTIVGMEALIRWQHPEHGLISPLNFIPLAEETGLIIEIGEWVVRTACLQNKAWQDMGLPHVQVSVNLSGFQFTPNLAPSILAILKESRLDPRYLELEITESTLMQNTEATLSTIKLLNDAGLNFAIDDFGTGYSSLSYLKRFPISTLKIDQSFVRDVTTDPSDAALTGAIIAMAHSLNINIIAEGVETIEQIDFLTRHHCNTMQGYYFSKPLPAEQFSRLLAEGISQKQIHTH
- a CDS encoding thymidylate synthase, which produces MRQYLDLMQHVLSNGHIKSDRTGTGTVSVFGYQMRYDLAQGFPLVTTKKCHLRSIIHELLWFLKGDTNIQYLKDNKVTIWDEWADDKGDLGPVYGYQWRSWPTPDGRHIDQISQVIEQIKSTPDSRRLIVSAWNVGEIEKMKLPPCHAFFQFYVADGKLSCQLYQRSADIFLGVPFNIASYALLTMMVAQVCNLKLGDFVHTLGDAHLYMNHMNQTREQLSRELRPLPSMKLNPEVKNIFDFKFEDFTLVGYDPHPAIKAPVAV
- a CDS encoding dihydrofolate reductase encodes the protein MSKPRISIIAALAKNRTIGINNSLPWRIPGELKYFKTVTMGHHILMGRKTFESIGKPLPGRTTVIITRNTAYRIPDCIVTNTLDAAIAAGEEDDEIFFVGGAELYAQALPLADRLYLTEIQKEFAGDAHFPSFDINQWHEIKREKHLPTEPDGLEYHFVIYERNKL
- a CDS encoding metal-dependent hydrolase, with amino-acid sequence MKSNRLQQCLFALLTLTMSTFAVASNTELTWYGHAAFKIKTPSGKTILIDPWITNPANKNGKDDLAKIDKADLILVTHGHSDHVGNSAEIAKKTGAKLVTTFDLGKALTQYGGYPKEQMGFDTQGNFGGELTLLDGEVKIAFIPAVHSSSVVAPEGSADKDLHDGGNPGGFLITIKGGPSIYHTGDTDVFGDMALIPQFHKVDIMLACIGDHFTMGPDRAAEAAKLVKPGMIIPMHFGTFPVLTGTPDALSSALKKRGVRSKLRTMNIGETIKL